In Flavobacterium endoglycinae, one DNA window encodes the following:
- a CDS encoding M20/M25/M40 family metallo-hydrolase, giving the protein MKKTILLTALVLNGLTLFAQSNDEKNIKLFYKKALTEAKCYSWLEYLSNDIGSRLSGSKGAVEAVEYTKRQLESLGLDKVYLQEVMVPHWVRGEKETAYILDGKVKTTVPICALGGSVATPKTGLTAEIIEVQGIKELNELGADKVKGKIVFYNRPMNPENIETFTSYGACVDQRYAGAKEAAKLGAVGTIVRSMNLRLDDFPHTGAQSYGDLPKEQYIPTAAISTNGAELLSKSLKVNPALKFYFKQSCETLPDALSYNVVGELTGTVTPQNIMVVGGHLDSWDLADGSHDDGAGVVQSMEVIRILKNLNYKPKNTIRVVLFMNEENGGKGGAKYEEISKQNKENHIFALESDSGGFSPRGFSIEADDVNLKKIQGYKDLFEPYLVHSFTIGHAGSDISHLTSQAIVKAGLKPDSQRYFDYHHAANDKFDAINKRELELGAATMTTLMYLLDQNGITLPAAN; this is encoded by the coding sequence ATTGACATTGTTTGCGCAGTCAAATGATGAAAAAAACATCAAATTATTTTATAAGAAAGCTTTAACCGAAGCTAAATGTTATTCTTGGCTTGAATATTTGTCAAATGATATTGGAAGCCGTTTATCTGGATCAAAAGGTGCTGTAGAAGCAGTTGAGTACACTAAGAGACAATTAGAAAGCCTAGGTTTAGATAAAGTATATTTACAAGAAGTAATGGTCCCTCACTGGGTTCGCGGGGAAAAAGAAACAGCCTACATTCTTGACGGAAAAGTAAAAACTACAGTGCCTATTTGCGCATTAGGAGGTTCTGTTGCAACACCAAAAACAGGACTTACAGCAGAAATAATCGAAGTTCAGGGAATAAAAGAATTAAATGAGCTTGGAGCAGATAAAGTAAAAGGAAAAATTGTGTTTTATAACAGACCAATGAACCCTGAAAATATCGAAACTTTTACATCTTACGGAGCGTGTGTTGATCAAAGATATGCTGGTGCAAAAGAAGCAGCTAAATTAGGAGCTGTAGGAACAATTGTTCGTTCAATGAATTTACGTTTAGATGATTTTCCTCATACAGGAGCGCAAAGCTATGGCGATCTTCCAAAAGAGCAATATATCCCAACAGCAGCAATCAGTACCAACGGAGCTGAATTATTAAGTAAATCTTTAAAAGTAAATCCTGCTTTGAAATTTTATTTTAAACAATCTTGCGAAACGCTTCCTGATGCATTGTCATATAACGTAGTAGGAGAGTTAACAGGAACTGTAACACCACAAAACATTATGGTAGTGGGTGGTCACTTGGATTCTTGGGATTTAGCTGATGGTTCTCACGATGATGGAGCAGGAGTGGTGCAGAGCATGGAAGTAATCCGTATTTTGAAAAACTTAAATTACAAGCCTAAAAATACAATTCGTGTAGTATTATTTATGAATGAAGAAAACGGAGGAAAAGGTGGTGCGAAGTATGAAGAAATCTCAAAACAAAATAAAGAAAACCACATTTTTGCTTTAGAAAGCGATTCTGGTGGATTTTCTCCAAGAGGATTTTCAATTGAAGCTGATGATGTTAATTTGAAAAAAATCCAAGGATATAAAGATCTTTTTGAGCCTTATTTAGTACACAGTTTTACAATTGGACACGCAGGTTCAGATATTAGTCATTTAACGTCTCAAGCGATTGTAAAAGCGGGCTTAAAACCAGATTCTCAACGTTATTTCGATTATCACCATGCAGCAAATGATAAATTTGATGCTATCAATAAAAGAGAGCTGGAATTAGGAGCAGCAACCATGACAACCTTGATGTATTTGTTAGATCAAAACGGGATTACGCTTCCAGCAGCAAACTAA
- the kdsA gene encoding 3-deoxy-8-phosphooctulonate synthase codes for MNLQHIPQIKHTESGNFFLLAGPCAIEGEEMALRIAEKLVGITDNLQIPYVFKGSFKKANRSRIDSFSGIGDEKALKILRKVSETFHIPTVTDIHTNEDADMAAQYVDVLQIPAFLVRQTDLVVAAANTGKTVNLKKGQFMSPESMKHAVQKVLDCNNENVMVTDRGTMFGYQDMIVDFRGIPTMQQYASTVLDVTHSLQQPNQTAGVTGGRPDMIETVAKAGIAVGVDGIFIETHFDPANAKSDGANMLHLDYFEGLMNKLVAIRKTVNSF; via the coding sequence ATGAACTTACAACATATTCCACAAATCAAGCATACTGAAAGCGGGAATTTCTTTTTACTGGCGGGACCTTGCGCTATTGAAGGAGAAGAAATGGCGCTTCGAATTGCTGAGAAATTAGTTGGTATTACCGACAATCTTCAGATTCCTTATGTGTTCAAAGGATCTTTCAAAAAAGCTAACCGATCTAGAATTGATAGCTTTTCTGGAATTGGAGACGAAAAAGCCTTAAAAATTTTAAGAAAAGTTTCAGAAACCTTTCACATTCCAACCGTTACTGATATTCATACAAACGAAGATGCTGATATGGCTGCACAATACGTTGACGTACTGCAGATTCCTGCATTTTTAGTTCGTCAAACAGATTTAGTTGTTGCAGCAGCCAATACTGGAAAAACAGTTAATCTAAAAAAAGGACAATTCATGAGTCCAGAAAGCATGAAACACGCTGTTCAAAAAGTACTGGACTGTAACAATGAAAACGTTATGGTAACAGACCGCGGAACCATGTTTGGCTACCAGGATATGATCGTTGATTTTAGAGGAATTCCTACTATGCAGCAATATGCATCTACCGTTTTAGACGTTACACACTCATTACAGCAACCAAATCAAACCGCTGGTGTTACAGGCGGAAGACCTGATATGATTGAAACAGTGGCAAAAGCAGGTATTGCAGTTGGTGTAGATGGTATTTTTATCGAAACACACTTTGACCCTGCAAATGCAAAAAGTGATGGTGCTAATATGCTTCATTTAGATTATTTCGAAGGCTTAATGAATAAATTAGTTGCTATTAGAAAAACCGTTAACTCATTCTAA
- a CDS encoding YiiX family permuted papain-like enzyme, translated as MKKNKYLFPLITFILSFGCAWFVAIKVFPNNPFTGTKPEKTVASKFKDGDLIFQTSESKQCEAVRIATNSKFSHCGIIYNLNGKWFVFEAVQPVKLTPVEEWIQHGKGNKYVVKRLKDASVLTPVVLQKMKDYSQQFDGKEYDAYFEWTDNRMYCSELIWKIYKNAGIELSKLREMKEFNLEDPRVQKILKERYGNDIPLEEKVVTPSDISDSNLLKTVIDTY; from the coding sequence ATGAAAAAGAATAAATATCTATTTCCACTCATAACCTTTATACTAAGTTTTGGATGTGCCTGGTTTGTGGCCATAAAAGTTTTTCCTAACAATCCATTTACAGGAACAAAACCTGAAAAAACAGTTGCCAGCAAGTTTAAAGACGGTGATCTTATTTTTCAAACTTCTGAATCTAAGCAATGCGAAGCCGTTCGTATTGCAACCAATTCGAAGTTCTCACATTGTGGAATTATTTATAACCTCAACGGAAAGTGGTTTGTTTTTGAAGCTGTTCAACCCGTAAAACTAACTCCAGTGGAAGAATGGATTCAGCATGGGAAAGGAAATAAATATGTGGTTAAAAGATTAAAAGATGCTTCAGTTTTGACTCCCGTTGTTTTACAAAAAATGAAAGACTATAGTCAGCAGTTTGATGGTAAAGAATATGATGCCTATTTTGAATGGACAGATAACCGAATGTACTGTTCTGAATTAATTTGGAAAATCTATAAAAATGCTGGAATTGAGTTGTCTAAACTGCGTGAAATGAAAGAATTTAATTTGGAAGATCCTAGAGTACAAAAGATATTAAAGGAGCGTTATGGAAATGATATTCCACTGGAAGAAAAAGTGGTTACTCCTTCTGATATTTCGGATTCTAATTTATTAAAAACAGTAATCGATACCTACTAA